Proteins from a genomic interval of Capsicum annuum cultivar UCD-10X-F1 chromosome 4, UCD10Xv1.1, whole genome shotgun sequence:
- the LOC107869358 gene encoding agamous-like MADS-box protein AGL29, whose protein sequence is MEGKKTAGRQKIPLKKIEKYVDRCTTFSKRRSGLYKKASELVRENDVDLGIVLTSPTEAEKVYSFIHPTHNAVIDRFMNPTQEFDLGEHLVAENTRKKVNQLNDRLNELDRREKIAKDRMTSLSEMNKTREKSRWESIDQLNADDIMKFEAWLDVGEVMLKDQLREASSSSSQSPPKDADI, encoded by the coding sequence ATGGAGGGTAAGAAAACGGCAGGACGTCAAAAAATTCCattaaagaaaatagagaaatatgTTGATCGATGTACTACATTTTCCAAACGTCGTTCTGGCTTATATAAAAAAGCCAGTGAACTCGTTAGGGAAAACGATGTCGATCTTGGAATTGTTCTTACTTCACCAACCGAAGCTGAAAAAGTGTATTCTTTTATCCATCCAACTCATAACGCGGTTATCGATCGTTTTATGAATCCGACACAAGAATTTGATTTAGGTGAACACCTTGTTGCTGAAAATACACGTAAGAAAGTGAATCAACTCAACGATAGGCTAAACGAACttgatagaagagaaaaaattgCAAAGGATAGAATGACTTCGTTAAGCGAAATGAATAAGACTCGAGAGAAAAGTCGCTGGGAGTCTATCGATCAGTTAAATGCAGATGATATTATGAAGTTTGAAGCTTGGTTAGACGTCGGAGAAGTTATGCTGAAGGATCAATTACGTGAAGCTTCGTCCTCGTCCTCGCAGTCTCCACCCAAAGATGCAGATATCTAG